Proteins from a single region of Nomascus leucogenys isolate Asia chromosome 2, Asia_NLE_v1, whole genome shotgun sequence:
- the CHST6 gene encoding carbohydrate sulfotransferase 6 — translation MWLPRVSSTAVTALLLAQTFLLLFLVSRPGPSSPAGHKERVHVLVLSSWRSGSSFVGQLFNQHPDVFYLMEPAWHVWTTLSQGSAATLHMAVRDLVRSVFLCDMDVFDAYLPWRRNLSDLFQWAVSRALCSPPACSAFPRGAISSEAVCKPLCARQPFSLAREACRSYSHVVLKEVRFFNLQVLYPLLSDPALNLRIVHLVRDPRAVLRSREQTAKALARDNGIVLGTNGTWVEADPGLRVVREVCRSHVRIAEAATLKPPPFLRGRYRLVRFEDLAREPLAEIRALYAFTGLSLTPQLEAWIHNITHGSGPGARREAFKTSSRNALNVSQAWRHALPFAKIRRVQELCAGALQLLGYRPVYSEDEQHNLALDLVLPRGLNGFTWASSTASHPRH, via the coding sequence ATGTGGCTGCCGCGCGTCTCCAGCACAGCAGTGACCGCGCTCCTCCTGGCGCAGACCTTCCTGCTCCTCTTTCTGGTTTCCCGGCCAGGGCCCTCGTCCCCAGCTGGCCACAAGGAGCGTGTGCATGTGCTGGTGCTGTCCTCGTGGCGCTCGGGCTCGTCCTTCGTGGGCCAACTCTTCAACCAGCACCCCGACGTCTTCTACCTAATGGAGCCCGCGTGGCACGTGTGGACCACCCTGTCGCAGGGCAGCGCCGCAACGCTGCACATGGCCGTGCGCGACCTGGTGCGCTCCGTCTTCCTTTGCGACATGGACGTGTTTGATGCCTATCTGCCTTGGCGCCGCAACCTGTCCGACCTCTTCCAGTGGGCCGTGAGCCGTGCACTGTGCTCGCCACCTGCCTGCAGTGCCTTTCCCCGAGGCGCCATCAGCAGCGAGGCCGTGTGCAAGCCACTGTGCGCGCGGCAGCCCTTCAGCCTGGCCCGGGAGGCCTGCCGCTCCTACAGCCACGTGGTGCTCAAGGAGGTGCGCTTCTTCAACCTGCAGGTGCTCTACCCGCTGCTCAGCGACCCCGCGCTCAACCTGCGCATCGTGCACCTGGTGCGCGACCCACGGGCCGTGCTGCGCTCCCGGGAGCAGACAGCCAAGGCTCTGGCGCGTGATAACGGCATCGTGCTGGGCACCAACGGCACGTGGGTGGAGGCCGACCCCGGACTGCGCGTGGTGCGCGAGGTGTGCCGTAGCCACGTACGCATCGCCGAGGCTGCCACACTCAAGCCGCCACCCTTTCTGCGCGGCCGCTACCGCCTGGTGCGCTTCGAGGACCTGGCGCGGGAGCCGCTGGCAGAAATCCGTGCGCTCTACGCCTTCACTGGGCTGAGTCTCACGCCACAGCTCGAGGCCTGGATCCATAACATCACCCACGGATCTGGACCTGGTGCGCGCCGCGAAGCCTTCAAGACTTCGTCCAGGAATGCGCTCAACGTCTCCCAGGCCTGGCGCCATGCGCTGCCCTTTGCCAAGATCCGCCGCGTGCAGGAACTGTGCGCTGGTGCCCTGCAGCTGCTGGGCTACCGGCCTGTATACTCTGAGGACGAGCAGCACAACCTCGCTCTTGATCTGGTGCTGCCACGAGGCCTGAACGGCTTCACTTGGGCATCGTCCACTGCCTCGCACCCCCGTCATTAG